The following proteins come from a genomic window of Terribacillus aidingensis:
- a CDS encoding polysaccharide deacetylase family protein: protein MLRKKFIVLLLIIIFVLNLPSASFADRKDSVLIVYSQTEEEQIKDVRILETLVGQFRDDYKIIEDADIGQENLNEFDYVIYLGAGRKALSESLLETFNNYEGPFFAINHNAEQFNEKMPWLNINGEALINKVEIPDNQSQNLAEKRIVYDVTGNGTAVSLVGNKVDGSGSVPLLLNSNNIYYFAGQNLYNPFEEYITQSLMNFFGEEGKGITKYLRLEDVHPMVDPDQLREQAEFLKEKDIPYMVAVIPEYTNNGKTVHLVDSPKLVKTLKYMQNNGASIVMHGYKHQYRSSETGEGFEFWDAENDRPIYQPANEKAKQRSDFPTYAAYEAFVEEGEEYERTYMENAIESGIEELVAHDLYPVAFEAPHYAISQQGYKIVSEHFSSYVGQLQLTDLTWKGEFAPPYESRPEFVHGMTVYPETLGYIEEGDDKAIEKMQEKIEMKSKYNHSYLSAFYHPYLGLEGLKEVVENLNEVDGTWLDLKQRDNRVQINDISIFTKGESTKWKSPSWLVTMKGTCLYGKA from the coding sequence ATGTTGCGAAAAAAATTTATTGTGTTGCTGCTAATTATAATATTTGTCTTGAATTTACCTAGTGCTTCCTTTGCTGATCGTAAAGATTCAGTTTTAATTGTGTACAGCCAGACGGAGGAAGAACAAATAAAAGATGTGCGTATTTTGGAAACCTTAGTTGGCCAATTCAGAGACGATTACAAAATCATTGAAGATGCAGATATTGGCCAAGAGAATTTAAATGAGTTTGATTATGTTATTTATTTGGGAGCTGGAAGGAAAGCATTGTCAGAGAGCTTGCTGGAAACTTTCAATAATTACGAGGGCCCATTTTTCGCAATTAATCATAATGCAGAGCAATTTAACGAAAAGATGCCTTGGTTAAACATAAATGGGGAAGCCTTGATTAATAAGGTTGAGATCCCAGATAATCAAAGTCAGAACTTGGCAGAGAAACGGATAGTTTATGATGTGACGGGTAATGGTACTGCTGTTTCTTTGGTCGGAAATAAAGTTGACGGCAGTGGCTCGGTTCCTTTACTGCTCAATTCGAATAATATCTATTACTTTGCAGGTCAAAATCTATATAATCCTTTTGAGGAATATATAACGCAGTCACTTATGAATTTCTTTGGTGAAGAAGGAAAAGGAATCACGAAGTATCTACGACTTGAAGATGTGCATCCCATGGTAGATCCTGATCAGTTAAGGGAACAAGCAGAATTCCTTAAAGAAAAGGATATCCCTTACATGGTGGCGGTGATTCCAGAGTATACGAATAACGGTAAAACAGTGCACCTTGTTGATTCACCCAAATTAGTGAAGACGCTAAAATACATGCAAAATAATGGTGCAAGTATAGTTATGCATGGATACAAGCACCAATATCGCAGCTCAGAAACAGGTGAAGGCTTCGAATTTTGGGATGCTGAGAATGATAGGCCTATTTATCAGCCAGCCAATGAAAAAGCCAAGCAGAGGTCGGATTTTCCTACTTATGCAGCATATGAGGCTTTTGTTGAGGAAGGCGAAGAGTATGAAAGGACATATATGGAAAATGCAATAGAAAGCGGAATAGAAGAGTTGGTAGCTCATGATCTCTATCCCGTTGCTTTTGAAGCACCTCACTATGCCATTTCTCAACAAGGATACAAAATAGTATCTGAACATTTTTCTTCTTATGTTGGACAGCTGCAGTTGACTGACTTAACTTGGAAGGGAGAATTTGCACCCCCGTATGAGTCACGACCTGAATTTGTGCATGGTATGACTGTGTATCCGGAAACCTTGGGTTATATTGAAGAAGGTGATGATAAAGCAATAGAGAAAATGCAGGAAAAAATAGAGATGAAATCAAAATATAATCATTCCTATTTATCTGCCTTTTATCACCCTTATTTGGGATTAGAAGGGCTTAAAGAAGTCGTCGAGAATCTAAATGAGGTTGATGGAACATGGCTTGATTTAAAACAGCGGGATAATCGGGTCCAAATAAACGATATCAGTATATTTACAAAAGGCGAGAGTACCAAGTGGAAAAGCCCTTCTTGGCTAGTGACTATGAAAGGAACTTGCTTATACGGAAAAGCCTAA
- the arr gene encoding NAD(+)--rifampin ADP-ribosyltransferase, with protein sequence MNDKKDALDNGPFFHGTKAELNVGDLLVPQYLSNYQDKKSNYIYFTATLNAAKWGAELARSESKERIYIVEPLGDFENDPNLTDKRFPGNPTRSYRSKSPLKIIAELSSWERHSDEEINHMLSSLKKLTEEGKNVIYD encoded by the coding sequence ATGAATGACAAAAAAGATGCTTTAGATAATGGTCCTTTTTTTCATGGTACGAAAGCAGAACTAAATGTTGGGGATTTATTAGTGCCACAGTACTTATCAAATTACCAGGATAAAAAATCTAACTATATATATTTTACTGCAACATTGAATGCTGCTAAATGGGGTGCTGAATTAGCAAGATCTGAATCAAAGGAAAGAATCTATATTGTAGAACCATTAGGTGATTTTGAAAATGATCCAAACTTGACTGACAAAAGATTTCCTGGAAACCCAACACGTTCTTATAGGTCAAAATCTCCTTTGAAAATAATTGCTGAATTAAGTTCATGGGAAAGACATTCTGATGAAGAAATAAATCATATGCTTTCATCTCTAAAAAAGTTAACTGAAGAAGGAAAAAATGTAATATACGATTAA